Proteins from a genomic interval of Spea bombifrons isolate aSpeBom1 chromosome 4, aSpeBom1.2.pri, whole genome shotgun sequence:
- the LOC128491592 gene encoding uncharacterized protein LOC128491592, which translates to MDAVQALDEDGERGERHHSLRGRLSPSYKHGIIVMRDTRDDGSQRLEHFLGDLALLGSLQGFRYFQPWLRGREEILITVVNEDLSCPSLRSPVSLSSDSNGRTPVYNHEQNAHRDSSLLPPASPCDREIAIPETHCTLFLLAAYAKYGRPYVWVRSNHQRLIGGDQDDSRLRDTPLALPSSSEWKRRDVAVWHVVWDVVNACISPPPRNALSVDFAYLRSLPLSERSLSSGALIGFFHRLLLREPRGTPLYTYVWEELGELTRLHAQTLQDLTDNNLIRNPL; encoded by the exons ATGGATGCGGTGCAAGCATTGGATGAGgatggagagaggggagagCGGCATCACAGTCTGAGAGGGAGGCTGAGCCCATCCTACAAACACGGCATCATCGTGATGAGAGACACACGG GATGATGGGAGTCAGCGTTTGGAGCATTTTCTTGGCGACCTGGCTCTTCTGGGTTCATTACAG GGATTCCGGTACTTCCAGCCATGGCTTCGAGggagagaggagatcctgatCACCGTAGTCAATGAAGATCTG agctgtCCCTCTCTCCGTTCGCCTGTCTCTCTCAGCAGTGACTCCAATGGCCGCACTCCTGTCTACAACCATGAGCAAAACGCCCACAG GGAttcttctctcctccctcccGCCTCTCCTTGTGATAGAGAAATTGCTATCCCG GAGACGCACTGCACTCTTTTTCTATTGGCTGCCTATGCCAAGTATGGCCGCCCGTATGTCTGGGTAAGGTCCAATCACCAGCGTCTGATCGGCGGAGACCAAGATGATTCGCGTTTGAGGGACACTCCGCTGGCGCTTCCATCTTCCTCCGAGTGGAAAAGAAGAG atgTGGCCGTGTGGCACGTGGTATGGGATGTGGTCAACGCCTGCATCTCTCCACCTCCGAGGAACGCTCTAAGTGTGGACTTTGCTTACTTGCGCTCTCTTCCCCTTTCTGAGAGGTCTCTCTCCTCCGGAGCTTTAATCGGCTTCTTCCATCGCCTCTTGCTCCGAGAACCCAGAGGGACCCCGTTATATACATACG TCTGGGAAGAGTTGGGGGAGCTCACGCGACTCCATGCGCAAACACTGCAGGATCTAACGGATAACAACCTGATAAGGAACCCGTTGTAA